The Haloarcula sp. DT43 genome includes a region encoding these proteins:
- a CDS encoding DUF7471 family protein, whose translation MLQPTADWLGPRQTVILLAVLGLAALGTLALFFVASVSTYRRRSRPYVLLTVAIGLLVLRSVVGIGTVLGTVPMVVHHLTEHGIDFLIALLVLSAIYSVAPPSAPD comes from the coding sequence ATGCTCCAACCGACGGCTGACTGGCTCGGCCCTCGCCAGACGGTCATCTTGCTTGCCGTGCTGGGTCTCGCCGCGCTCGGGACGCTGGCGCTGTTTTTCGTCGCGTCGGTCAGCACCTACCGACGCCGGTCACGGCCGTACGTCCTGTTGACGGTCGCTATCGGGCTGTTGGTCCTCCGGTCCGTAGTCGGCATCGGGACCGTCCTCGGGACCGTCCCGATGGTGGTCCACCACCTCACCGAGCACGGAATCGACTTCCTCATCGCGCTGTTGGTGCTGAGCGCGATTTACTCGGTCGCACCGCCGAGTGCCCCCGATTGA
- a CDS encoding nitrous oxide reductase accessory protein NosL translates to MSEHAIGLTRRNLLVGTASVVSLSGCLGTSEERGPVNIERGASCDQCGMVIDQQPGPVGQTYYRDNAPEGHDPPARFCSTVCTYRHRFAKAQSGWAPAVTFLTDYSAVDYEVRSDGGTTVISRHEEVEAFAPTGELTVVANSDVEGSMGTAIVPFSDSADARSFAEAHGGQTLPAEEIPRELVGGM, encoded by the coding sequence ATGTCCGAACACGCGATAGGCCTGACACGGCGAAACCTCCTGGTCGGGACCGCATCCGTCGTATCGCTCTCCGGATGTCTGGGGACCAGCGAGGAGCGGGGCCCGGTCAACATCGAGCGCGGCGCGAGCTGCGATCAGTGCGGGATGGTCATCGACCAACAGCCCGGGCCGGTCGGACAGACCTACTACCGGGACAACGCACCCGAGGGGCACGACCCGCCGGCCCGGTTCTGCAGTACGGTCTGTACGTACCGACACCGGTTCGCCAAGGCGCAGTCGGGGTGGGCCCCGGCGGTGACGTTTCTGACCGACTACAGCGCCGTCGACTACGAGGTCCGGAGCGACGGGGGCACGACGGTCATCTCCCGGCACGAGGAGGTCGAGGCGTTCGCTCCGACGGGAGAACTCACCGTCGTCGCTAACTCGGACGTGGAGGGGTCGATGGGGACCGCTATCGTCCCGTTCAGCGACAGCGCGGACGCGCGGTCGTTCGCCGAAGCACACGGCGGCCAGACCCTCCCCGCGGAGGAGATACCGCGGGAACTGGTCGGTGGAATGTAG